In Comamonas koreensis, the genomic stretch TGACGCGTGATCGCCATTACGGCCAAGGCCGTCAGGGCAAGCACGAATACATCGTGATCGATACCGGTGGTTTCGAGCCCGATGCGACCAGTGGCATTTTCAAGGAAATGGCCAAGCAGACCCGCCAGGCCGTGGCCGAGGCGGATGTGGTGCTGTTCGTGGTCGATGTGCGCCTGGGCCTGTCGGCCCAGGACCATGAGATTGCCGGCTACCTGCGCCGCCTGGGCAAGCCTGCCATGCTGGTGGGCAACAAGGCCGAAGGCATGAAGGACGGCGGCCAGTTGGCCGAGTTCTATGAGCTCGGTCTGGGTGAGGTGTTCCCGGTCTCGGCCGCGCACGGCCAGGGCATCCGCACCATGATCGACATGGCGCTGGAGAAATTGCCTTGGCTCAACCAGGACGAGGATGCAGAGCCCGAAGAAGATGAGAGCGTCATCAAGCTGGCCGTGGCAGGGCGCCCGAATGTGGGCAAGTCCACCTTGATCAATACCTGGCTGGGTGAAGAGCGCCTGGTGGCCTTTGACATGGCCGGTACCACGCGCGATGCGATTGCGGTGCCGTTCGAGAAGAATGGCCAGAAGTTCCAGCTGATCGACACCGCTGGTTTGCGCCGCAAGGGCCGCGTGTTCGAGGCGATCGAGAAGTTCTCGGTGGTCAAGACCTTGCAGGCCATTGAAGGCGCCAACGTGGTGCTGCTGCTGCTCGATGCCACGCAAGGCGTGACCGACCAGGACGCCCACATCGCCGGCTACATTCTGGAGAGCGGTCGCGCCGTGGTGCTGGCCGTCAACAAGTGGGATGCGCTCGATGACTATGGCCGCCAGATGCTGGAGCGCTCGATCGAGCTGCGCCTGTCCTTCCTGAAGTTTGCACCGCTGCACTTCATCTCGGCCAAGAAGCGCCAGGGCCTGGGCCCGCTGTGGACCTCGATGACCCAGGCGCACAAGTCGGCCCTGTGCAAGATGCCGACGCCCGTGCTCACGCGCGTGCTGCTGGAGTCGGTGCAGTACCAGACTCCCAAGAAGATCGGGCCTTACCGCCCCAAGCTGCGCTATGCGCACCAAGGTGGCATGAACCCGCCGGTGATCGTGATCCACGGCAATTCGCTCGAACACATCACCGATGCGTACAAGCGATTCCTGGAAGGGCGTTTCCGCAAGGAATTTAATTTGATCGGCACCCCCTTGCGGATTGAATTCAAGACCTCACATAACCCTTACGCTGACAAAGATTGATAGCGTACAAGTGAGATGAGGTCTGATCCACAGACCCATCACATGGAAAAAACCATTTATCGTTCAGTTAGGATGCCACTGTGGTAAGGTGGCGTTTTACAACAACACTGTCCGAACACGGAGAATATCGTGAGCAACAAAGGCCAACTTCTGCAAGATCCCTTCCTCAACGCTCTGCGCCGCGAGCATGTGCCAGTGTCCATCTATTTGGTCAACGGCATCAAGCTCCAAGGCCAGATCGAATCTTTTGACCAGTACGTTGTGCTGCTGCGCAACACCGTCACCCAGATGGTGTACAAGCATGCGATCTCGACCATTGTCCCCGGTCGTGCCGTGAACTTCTCGGCACCTGACTCGCAAGACAACGAAGCTTCAGCCTAACGCTTTTGATAGCACAACACTCGCGCAACCCGCGGGTGAGCAGCTCTACATCATTGAGTAATCAACAAAATTCCAACGACAAAAAATCCACCCCGGTCATGCTGGTCGGGGTGGATTTTGGTTTTCCGCACTTCGATTCCGAGCTCGAAGAGCTGGGACTGCTGGCCCAAACGGCTGGCCTGAACCCGGTCGCGCGCCTGGTGTGCAAGCGCAAGGTGCCCGACGCGGCGCTGTTTGTGGGCAGCGGCAAGGCCGATGAGATCCGCCTGGTGGCGCAGACCCATGGTGCCACCGAGATCCTGTTTGACCAGGCGCTCAGCCCGGCCCAGCAGCGCAATCTGGAGCGCCATTTGCAGATGCCGGTCAATGACCGGACCTTGCTGATCCTCGAGATCTTCGCGCAGCGCGCACGCAGCCATGAAGGCAAGCTCCAGGTCGAACTGGCCAAGCTGCAGTACCTCAGCACGCGCCTGGTGCGCCGCTGGTCGCACTTGGAGCGCCAGCGCGGCGGTATCGGCACGCGTGGCGGCCCGGGTGAGACGCAGATCGAGCTGGACAAGCGCATGATCAACGATGCGATCAAGCGCACCAAGGACCGGCTGCTCAAGGTCAAGAAGCAGCGCGCCACGCAGCGCCGCCAGCGCCAGCGCAACGACACTTTCAATGTCTCGTTGGTGGGTTACACCAATGCCGGCAAATCGACCTTCTTCAACGCCGTGGTCAAGGCTCGCGCCTACGCAGCGGACCAGCTGTTTGCGACCTTGGACACGACGACGCGGCAGATGTATTTGGAGTCGGCACAGCGCTCCATCTCCATCTCCGACACGGTCGGGTTTATTCGCGACCTGCCCCACGGGCTGGTCAATGCTTTTGAGGCAACACTCCAAGAAGCAGTCGATGCAGATCTGCTGCTGCATGTGGTCGATGCCTCCAACCCTGCCCACCCGGAACAAATACAACAAGTCCAAAAGGTTCTTCGGGAAATTGGGGCAGAAAACGTGCCGCAGGTTCTGGTATTCAATAAACTGGATGCCATTGAGCCAGACCGGCGGCCACCAGCGCTTGCAGACAGCTATGAGCTCGATGGGGTGCAGGTTCCACGATTCTTTGTCAGCGCAGCCAAGGGGCAGGGGCTGGAGGCCGTGCGCGAGCACCTGGCCCAGGCCCTGGTCGCTCGCCAGGCAGCGCTCGATGCGGGCGATGCTTGGGAGATAGCCCCAGACGCTGATGACGAATTGCTGGGAAATGCCTCCTAGGGCTGCCACAATGGCTGCTTGCATGCGCTTGTAACGCTGATTCATAGAGACATCGCTAATGAAACTTCATTCACGTTTTCCGCGCCTGGCCTTGCTGCCGCAGGGCCTGCGCGGAATGTTTAACCTGAACGATCCTCGCTGGGGGCGGGGTGACGATGGCAAGGACGACAGCAGCAATGCAGGTCAAGAGCCATCTCGCCCGCCTTACAACCCGCCCGAGCAGAACAACCGGCCCAACCCGCAGCGCCCTGGCACCAACGGTGCCCCGGATCTGGACGAGCTGTGGCAGGACCTGAACAAAAAGCTCGGTGGTTTGTTCGGTGGCGGCAAAGGCGGTGGCACGGGCCGCGGCAGTGCAGGGCAGCCGCCCGAGTTCAAGGGCGCAGGCGTTGGCCTGGGCCTGATCGTCGGCGTTGCCGCACTGATCTGGCTGGGTACCGGCTTTTTCATCGTGCAAGAAGGCCAGCAAGCGGTCATCACGCAGTTCGGCAAGTACCACAAGACCGTCAATGCCGGTATCAACTGGCGCCTGCCGTATCCGATCCAGCGCCATGAGCTGGTCTATGTCTCGCAGATCCGCTCTGCCGATGTGGGCCGCGACAGCATCATCAAGACCACTGGTCTGCGCGAATCGGCGATGCTGACCGAAGACGAGAACATCGTCGAGATCAAGTTCGCCGTGCAGTACCGCCTGAGCGATGCGCGTGCCTGGCTGTTCGAGAGCAAGGCGCCAGCTGACACCGTCATCCAGGTGGCCGAAACCGCCGTGCGTGAGGTGGTGGGCAAGATGAAGATGGATGCGGCACTGGCCGAAGAGCGCGACCAGATTGCGCCCCGCGTGCGTGAGCTGATGCAGGTCATCCTGGATCGCTACAAGATCGGTGTCGAGGTCGTGGGCGTCAATCTGCAGCAAGGCGGCGTGCGCCCGCCAGAGCAGGTGCAGGCGGCATTTGACGACGTGCTCAAGGCCGGGCAGGAGCGTGAGCGCACCAAGAACCAGGCTGAGGCCTATGCCAACGATGTGGTGCCACGCGCCACCGGTACGGCGTCGCGCCTGATGGAAGAAGCTGCCGCTTACAAGGCCCGGATCGTGGCGCAGGCCCAGGGTGATGCCCAGCGCTTCTCGTCAATCTATACCGAGTACCAAAAGGCGCCGGTGGTCACGCGTGACCGTCTGTACCTGGAAACCATGCAACAGGTCTACAGCAATGTGACCAAGGTCGTGGTCGATTCCAAGCAAGGCTCCAACCTGCTGTACCTGCCGCTGGACAAGATCATGCAGCAGACCCAGGGCGGGGCTGCGGCAGGCGATGCTGCTGCCAGCTCGAACGCGTCCACGACCACCGCACCTGCGCCCGCACCGTCGGTGCCCGATGCCCGTGCCCGTGATACCAGCCGTACCCGTGACCGCGAGTCGCGCTAGGAGTGATTTGTGAATCGAATGGGATTTTTAGCTTCAACCGTCCTGGTGGTGCTGGCCTTGCTCAGCTCCACCGTGTTTGTCGTCGATCAGCGGCAGTTCGGCATCAAGTATGCGCTCGGCCAGATCAAGGAAGTCATCACGGAGCCGGGCTTGAACTTCAAGCTGCCGCCACCGCTGCAGAACGTGACCTACCTGGACAAGCGCCTGCTGACCTTGGACAGCACCGATACCGAATCGATGCTGACTGCCGAGAAGCAGCGCGTGGTGATCGACTGGTATGTGCGCTGGCGCATCACCGACCCTTCGGCCTATATCCGCAACGTGGGTACGACCGAAGGCCAGGGCGCGATCCAGCTCAACCGTGTGGTGCGCAATGCCTTCCAGGAAGAGGTCAACCGCCGTACCGTGCAGGACATGATCTCTGGCAAGCGCGAGCAGACCATGGCCGACGTCAAGCGCGAAGTGCTCGAAGCGGTCAAGGGCAGCAAGCCCTGGGGTATCGACATTGTGGACGTGCGCATCACGCGCGTTGATTATGTGGAGGCCATTACCGAATCGGTCTACAGCCGTATGGAAGCCGAGCGCAAGCGCGTGGCCAATGAGCTGCGCTCGACCGGTGGTGCCGTGGGTGAAAAGATCCGCGCCGATGCCGATCGCCAGCGTGAAGTGACGGTGGCCAATGCCTACCGTGACGCCCAGGCGCTCAAGGGTGAGGGTGACGCCGAAGCGGCCAAGGTCTATGCTGATGC encodes the following:
- the der gene encoding ribosome biogenesis GTPase Der, which codes for MKPVIALVGRPNVGKSTLFNRMTKSRDAIVADFAGLTRDRHYGQGRQGKHEYIVIDTGGFEPDATSGIFKEMAKQTRQAVAEADVVLFVVDVRLGLSAQDHEIAGYLRRLGKPAMLVGNKAEGMKDGGQLAEFYELGLGEVFPVSAAHGQGIRTMIDMALEKLPWLNQDEDAEPEEDESVIKLAVAGRPNVGKSTLINTWLGEERLVAFDMAGTTRDAIAVPFEKNGQKFQLIDTAGLRRKGRVFEAIEKFSVVKTLQAIEGANVVLLLLDATQGVTDQDAHIAGYILESGRAVVLAVNKWDALDDYGRQMLERSIELRLSFLKFAPLHFISAKKRQGLGPLWTSMTQAHKSALCKMPTPVLTRVLLESVQYQTPKKIGPYRPKLRYAHQGGMNPPVIVIHGNSLEHITDAYKRFLEGRFRKEFNLIGTPLRIEFKTSHNPYADKD
- the hfq gene encoding RNA chaperone Hfq; the encoded protein is MSNKGQLLQDPFLNALRREHVPVSIYLVNGIKLQGQIESFDQYVVLLRNTVTQMVYKHAISTIVPGRAVNFSAPDSQDNEASA
- the hflX gene encoding GTPase HflX is translated as MLVGVDFGFPHFDSELEELGLLAQTAGLNPVARLVCKRKVPDAALFVGSGKADEIRLVAQTHGATEILFDQALSPAQQRNLERHLQMPVNDRTLLILEIFAQRARSHEGKLQVELAKLQYLSTRLVRRWSHLERQRGGIGTRGGPGETQIELDKRMINDAIKRTKDRLLKVKKQRATQRRQRQRNDTFNVSLVGYTNAGKSTFFNAVVKARAYAADQLFATLDTTTRQMYLESAQRSISISDTVGFIRDLPHGLVNAFEATLQEAVDADLLLHVVDASNPAHPEQIQQVQKVLREIGAENVPQVLVFNKLDAIEPDRRPPALADSYELDGVQVPRFFVSAAKGQGLEAVREHLAQALVARQAALDAGDAWEIAPDADDELLGNAS
- the hflK gene encoding FtsH protease activity modulator HflK produces the protein MKLHSRFPRLALLPQGLRGMFNLNDPRWGRGDDGKDDSSNAGQEPSRPPYNPPEQNNRPNPQRPGTNGAPDLDELWQDLNKKLGGLFGGGKGGGTGRGSAGQPPEFKGAGVGLGLIVGVAALIWLGTGFFIVQEGQQAVITQFGKYHKTVNAGINWRLPYPIQRHELVYVSQIRSADVGRDSIIKTTGLRESAMLTEDENIVEIKFAVQYRLSDARAWLFESKAPADTVIQVAETAVREVVGKMKMDAALAEERDQIAPRVRELMQVILDRYKIGVEVVGVNLQQGGVRPPEQVQAAFDDVLKAGQERERTKNQAEAYANDVVPRATGTASRLMEEAAAYKARIVAQAQGDAQRFSSIYTEYQKAPVVTRDRLYLETMQQVYSNVTKVVVDSKQGSNLLYLPLDKIMQQTQGGAAAGDAAASSNASTTTAPAPAPSVPDARARDTSRTRDRESR
- the hflC gene encoding protease modulator HflC codes for the protein MNRMGFLASTVLVVLALLSSTVFVVDQRQFGIKYALGQIKEVITEPGLNFKLPPPLQNVTYLDKRLLTLDSTDTESMLTAEKQRVVIDWYVRWRITDPSAYIRNVGTTEGQGAIQLNRVVRNAFQEEVNRRTVQDMISGKREQTMADVKREVLEAVKGSKPWGIDIVDVRITRVDYVEAITESVYSRMEAERKRVANELRSTGGAVGEKIRADADRQREVTVANAYRDAQALKGEGDAEAAKVYADAFGKDPQFAQFYRSLEAYKSSFNKKSDVIVVDPSSSDFFKGYRSSGTK